A single window of Zea mays cultivar B73 chromosome 10, Zm-B73-REFERENCE-NAM-5.0, whole genome shotgun sequence DNA harbors:
- the LOC100272903 gene encoding Ammonium transporter 1 member 1-like: MSTCAADLAPLLGPAAANATDYLCGQFADTASAVDATYLLFSAYLVFAMQLGFAMLCAGSVRAKNTMNIMLTNVLDAAAGALFYYLFGFAFAFGTPSNGFIGKQFFGLKHLPRTGFDYDFFLYQWAFAIAAAGITSGSIAERTQFVAYLIYSAFLTGFVYPVVSHWFWSADGWAGASRTSGPLLFGSGVIDFAGSGVVHMVGGIAGLWGALIEGPRIGRFDHAGRSVALKGHSASLVVLGTFLLWFGWYGFNPGSFTTILKSYGPAGTVHGQWSAVGRTAVTTTLAGSVAALTTLFGKRLQTGHWNVVDVCNGLLGGFAAITAGCSVVEPWAAVICGFVSAWVLIGANALAARFRFDDPLEAAQLHGGCGAWGVLFTGLFARRKYVEEIYGAGRPYGLFMGGGGKLLAAQIIQILVIAGWVSCTMGPLFYALKKLGLLRISADDEMSGMDLTRHGGFAYVYHDEDPGDKAGVGGFMLKSAQNRVEPAAAVAAATSSQV, encoded by the coding sequence ATGTCGACGTGCGCGGCGGACCTGGCGCCGCTGCtcggcccggcggcggcgaacgccACGGACTACCTGTGCGGGCAGTTCGCGGACACGGCCTCCGCGGTGGACGCCACGTACCTGCTCTTCTCGGCCTACCTCGTGTTCGCCATGCAGCTCGGCTTCGCCATGCTGTGCGCCGGCTCCGTCCGCGCCAAGAACACCATGAACATCATGCTCACCAACGTGCTCGACGCCGCCGCGGGGGCGCTCTTCTACTACCTCTTCGGCTTCGCCTTCGCCTTCGGCACGCCCTCCAACGGCTTCATCGGCAAGCAGTTCTTCGGGCTCAAGCACCTGCCCAGGACCGGCTTCGACTACGACTTCTTCCTCTACCAGTGGGCCTTCGCCATCGCCGCCGCGGGCATCACGTCGGGCTCCATCGCCGAGCGGACCCAGTTCGTCGCCTACCTCATCTACTCCGCGTTCCTGACGGGGTTCGTCTACCCCGTGGTGTCGCACTGGTTCTGGTCCGCCGACGGCTGGGCCGGCGCCAGCCGCACGTCCGGCCCGCTGCTCTTCGGGTCCGGCGTCATCGACTTCGCCGGCTCCGGCGTCGTCCACATGGTCGGCGGCATCGCGGGGCTGTGGGGCGCGCTCATCGAGGGCCCCCGCATCGGGCGCTTCGACCACGCCGGCCGCTCCGTGGCGCTCAAGGGCCACAGCGCGTCGCTCGTGGTGCTCGGCACCTTCCTGCTGTGGTTCGGCTGGTACGGGTTCAACCCCGGGTCCTTCACCACCATCCTCAAGTCGTACGGCCCCGCCGGGACCGTCCACGGGCAGTGGTCGGCCGTGGGCCGCACCGCCGTCACCACCACCCTCGCCGGCAGCGTCGCCGCGCTCACCACGCTGTTCGGGAAGCGGCTCCAGACGGGCCACTGGAACGTGGTGGACGTCTGCAACGGCCTCCTCGGCGGGTTCGCGGCCATCACGGCCGGGTGCAGCGTGGTGGAGCCGTGGGCGGCCGTCATCTGCGGGTTCGTGTCCGCGTGGGTGCTCATCGGCGCCAACGCCCTCGCGGCGCGCTTCAGGTTCGACGACCCGCTGGAGGCGGCGCAGCTGCACGGCGGGTGTGGCGCCTGGGGCGTCCTCTTCACGGGGCTCTTCGCGAGGCGAAAGTACGTGGAGGAGATCTACGGCGCCGGGAGGCCCTACGGGCTGTTCATGGGCGGCGGCGGGAAGCTCCTCGCCGCGCAGATCATCCAGATCCTGGTGATCGCCGGGTGGGTGAGCTGCACCATGGGCCCGCTCTTCTACGCGCTCAAGAAGCTGGGCCTGCTGCGCATCTCGGCCGACGACGAGATGTCCGGCATGGACCTGACCCGGCACGGCGGCTTCGCCTACGTCTACCACGACGAGGACCCTGGCGACAAGGCCGGGGTTGGTGGGTTCATGCTCAAGTCCGCGCAGAACCGTGTCGagccggcggcggcggtggcggcggcgaccAGCAGCCAGGTGTAA